The nucleotide sequence TGCATCGGtctacagtctgtgtgtgtgtgtgtgtgtctttccaACTAGATGTATGGAGGTGTTTTCAggtgagagagaagaaaacctaggaaagaaaggagagagagggagagtgagagaagacATATTGTGTACGTGAAAGCGAGAGATGTGTCTTGTTTACTTCACTTCTGCGTTTGTCGCTCACTTGTCCGTcaccctgtctgtctgtctgtccatgtcCGTCCTGTCCATCCAGCCATGCTGCCCAGTGCATTTCAATGGAGAGTCACACCTGTTACCACGTTGCTTTGGATATCAGCTAAACcactcaatgtgtgtgtgtgtgtgtgtgtgtgtgtgtgtgtgtgtgtgtgtgtgtgcgtgcgtgtgtgtggggtgtgtgtgtatgtctgtatgcATCCATCTGTTTgttgcatgtgtgcatttgtatgcACAAAATCTATACATATTGTTTGAGCGGTTGCATGcgtgtgtgaatgcatgtttgtgtttttgtgtgtgtgtgtatgtgtgtgtgtgtgtgtgtgtgtgtgtgtgtgtgttgcaggtggaGACCGCAGCAGTGTGGGTAGCTCTGGCAGTGTGACCAGTGTGAGGTCATCAGGCAGCGGTCAGAGCGCCGGCAGTGCCGCACACATCCTCCATGCACAGGCTGAGGGGGTTaaggtacgacacacacacacactttaaaatgCTGCCACaaacatatgtgtgtatacacGCTGCAGCTTTATATTAATCGTAATCAAAGGAACTTAGATCTAACAAACCGAAGAGAGCAATTAGCTGAAGTGTTGTTTGTGGCTTATAGAAATAAGAATTTAGAAATTACTTTGCACACTTCTAAAAAAGATGTAAAGGTTTATTTCCAATTTGTCTGAGTTTTTTAAGCTTTGTAATTTTGTGTACAGTACTGATTAATTAATCTCAATGAATTGCTAGTGTAACAGAGTCAGTCAAAGCAGATCAGCTAAAcatgcagaaatgtaaaatttgtATACAAGCacaattcaacatatatgaagaatacatttttaatatgcaTGAATAATGAATTCATTCTTTAAAAACCAAAATTCCTGCAGCCCATTTTAAGAAATGTGTTTCCATGGAAAATATATGCACATAAagtacagatgggtgacaaattaaaggaaaaacctgaataaattagtggaaaaacataacaaatgcagatgcttctaTGAAGAACACAAGGGGTCATTGGATGGTGTAATGAATATGAAATGGTATGGCTTTTACAATtacccagttgaacacctatgggagattttggagcGACATGTCAGAGAGCGCTATCCACCACCATCATTAAATGAGGGAATATGTTTTGGAGGAAtagtgttcatccctccagtaaaGTTCCACAGACTTGGAGAATCTATGACAAGGAGCTTTaaagctgttctggaggcttGTAGTGACCCACCACCCCACTAAAACACTTTACATGGTTTGTTCCTTTAATGTATCACCCGTCTATACACTCTAACGTTTAgatacacagacaaacatatgATCATAAGTGTGATACTGTCCAGGTgcttatttattcataaaaacagcaagttttcagacattttcagCTGACGTCCTGTTAAGAAACTGCAAGTCTGACACTTTTAAACCTTGTAAAACATCCACACAGCAAAATTAGTCCCAAGTGCAGCTCAGACTGACAGGTAGCATCTGTCTTCTCTGCATCCCACTTAATACACTTCTAATCAGAGCTAGTCAGATTTTCATGGCAGAACTCGTATTTCAGAACCGAggtttaaatgtgaataatgtAGCAACAGTGAGCATGcatcacatcttttttttgtttagacaGACAATTCAGCACAGATTTGATCAATGTTATCTGGAATGATGAAGTTATAGAATTGGCTTTTTATGTTTCTGAGGGAGAAGGCAAAAAATACCCAACCAATTCACTTTTTCCCTTCTGAAAGTACATTCTTGTGTAAAGGCATCCCTGTAGGTGATCCACTAGGAATATATGACCAGTACATGGAGTTAGGAGGTCATTGCTGCCTGAAACAGTAGATAATATATCATGGCATATCATGATTTACAGAATAATAAACAAACTTATGTGCAATTCATTTTCATGGTAATTTGTCAAAGTGTGTCGTATTATGTTAAAGGACCAAAATGTCCCTAAACAGTAGATcgttaaagctgcactaatcaatatttttaggttaacaatggatcaaaagactgtgtgtaatgtgaaagtcGACGCTTGTAGGGCAGTTttcctcagctctacagagcattttagcgtcttttagctcattgttttggttttacagcccacaactttactgtttggaTTCACTCTCACCTCTCTAATCAACAATATTTCgaacagcagcaggcagatgtgggaaaaagctctgataaacccactatACACCACCTGcccaacagaaaaacagagttAGGAACTAGGTTGTGAACATAGCATTTATAAGCTAAGGAGGCTGATTTTTTGGGAGTTGgttctgacagaaaaaaagagctaaaagtagagtgaatatttgacttaaTTCACCAGATGGCCAGAAACACgattccaaatgaatgcaaatgttgCTGCATATCTGCTAGATTTGTAAACAGGCAACTGTTAGCTAACAGCTTCACAATTATGACATCATGATTTGTTTAAAGCTCGTCCCACTGCTCCCAAGttgtcaaaaaaatcaattaatgctgctttaatgCAACAAAATGTAAGTTACTACATGCCTGTTcatgtgaatgcatgtgtgtttgtgtgtttctgtgaatgtgtgtgtatctgcagcTTCTAGCAACAGTCTTGTCCCAGTCTGCCAAAGCCAAGGAGCATCTACTGGAGCAGTCCAAGTCTGTGGACCAGCCTGCAGGTACAAGAGCAAAAACAAAGGGGATCCTTCTTCATCCCAGTTACTGTGTTTCACTCCGATGAGTTTACTTAAGTTTTAGACATGAATTCACAGAAATCATACTTGCAAGTGTTATGAAACTGCAGATAACGAGGGGGAGGGAGAGTTTttaaatagagagaaaaagatgaaaacaacagAGCAGGAGATTCGGGTTAGAAAAACAAGTCATATtccactgtttttaaaaaaaaaagtcatctcGTCacttctgtacacacacacacacttatacacacacacacacacacacacacacacataaacacatacacacagagatcTTGGCTGGTTTTACAGACAGATGGCCAAGGCAGAGGATGTAGGAGGAAGCGTAGAAGGATGTGATTGGTTAAGATGGTTTGTCATATCTAGGAAAGCAAGAATTTGATTGGTTGCTTATCAAAGCAGTGAAGGAGACTGACCAGAAATCAGTTAGAGGAGGAGGGCAGAGGTCAATTAGCAAGACCAGTAAACTCATCTGTTGATCGATGCAAATTTATAGTGATAGGGCGACAGCTTGAAACCAGCCAATGATATTTCTCCCAGCAGGCTCTGCCACCTCCTCTCGGACATCAAGCCAATCAGGCTGTCCACTCCATGAAGCACCGCCTTACGACGCCACAGCAACCAGGAAGGGGGAGGTGCCAGGCGAGGGGAAGGTAGGACAGTCCCAAATGCCCACAGATTCAGTCCTCTCTCCCGctttcatacaaacacacaccaatcacacacatgcagcatcCAACTGCAGCATGATGAGAACGTAGCTCCTCAGTCACCTTAACCACAgcactcactcacaaacacacacaccaagatgTCCCAACGCTTTCTCTCGCAACTGGCCTCGTCCGTGCTGCGAGTGTTCGGATGCAGCCACGACACggtgagtgtgtgagtgcaaGATCTTCGGCTTGATCTTGTATGAATCTGTGAATGAGAAATCttgcgtgtgagtgtgtgcatgtgtgtgagagagagagagagagagagagagagaatcctGTCCTTCTCTCTTTTATCTGTCACCTGCTATCCATTGTTATTCACACTTTAGTTGCAGCTTCTCCTCTTCCATCGcagtattttttcttcttttgctgagataaatgtctttatattgATCTTTGGAAGGTACACCTCAAGCATAGCTCATAACTCTAGTTTAGAgatgtcggtgtgtgtgtgtttgtgtatgctggCAGGTGCCCCAGCAGTGTGCATGGCGTGGGTGGATTAGCTCGGCACAAGAAGTGTGAAATCTGAGCTTACAGTAAGATGTCATTTactgtagagtgtgtgtgtgtgtgtgtgtgtgtgtgtgtgtgtgtgtgtgtgtgtgtgtgtgtgtgtgtttgtgtatgtgtgtgggatCGCATTTAAGTTCACATCTTATTGTATAATTATTTCAAGCTTGATGAACCAATGAGCATATTTAAATAGCAGGTGGTCGTGGTGGTTGTGTATGCGTGACTTGCctgtgagtgcgtgtgtgtgtatgtgtgtgtatataagcCATGTTCTCATGGCCATCTGTTAGCTAGAGTCCCCATTCCTCAGCATCCAGCGTCCTAATATTTCCCTCAGCAGggtaaagaggaagaaagaccAATTATGTTCAAGGGACAgagtggaggaagaagagggcacatggaaagatgaagaaaaggagggagagagagaagcagaacGGAGAAAGACAAGAGGGGCAGGAGGCATGTGGCAgtttaaagagaaagagagtgtgagAAGTAGTCATGCAGTGGTTTTGCAGTTACACCTAGTCCTGTAGCTCTGCTCCCTGCTGTCACCCATCAGTGTTTAGAACAGGACACTGCAGCAAATCAACAACTCTTTTCACCAAGTTGTATCTCTGGTCTCTTACAGCTGATTTGAACTGGGCTGCACTAGCTGTTCATAAATCCCTTACTATGTTAGTGTGTGAAGTCCTTTCTAAGTTCTTAGTAACTACCAGCTAGTTTCAAACCAGTGATTTACTATATCAGGTTGCACCATTACAACTTAAGGAATGTGTTAGCTAGCAAAGACTTTAGCAATGTGTAAAGCAGTTGCTAGCAACATTTGTAGCACTATCCAGTCAAAAGCAATCCACAGTGTAAACAGGGAGTCACTGcatcaaaaaaagttttagGAGGCCTAGCAATATATTAAACTTAAGTTGCAGTGCTTTGTCATTGTTGCATTACTGTACAGTTATGCTAGACTAACTGATGTCATTCAGTCTAGCATTATTGGCATAATATCTGTTTTTTGAACtgaattgtattgtttttgtgaaaGGTAATTTAAATACTTCACATActttacatcattattaaacagaATTTTAAATGTCAGGTAAGATATGTCaaacatatttcattgtttctCTTTTACTCATCTTACTTAACAAGTAATATATGAGTAAGCTATCGTTTGTTGTGTCAGTTGTTTCAGTTAGTTAGACAACTGCTACAATCCAGCAGTTAGTTAGTGTACATTTCCTATTTAGAAATGACTAGTCTCTATGTAACAACTAACCCGTTTTAATTGAGTGATCATTCTAGTGATTTTGCATTtagttatagttatagttaCATTATTAGGCTATGAAAATATAGCAGCTATATAGGATGTGTAGAGCAGCCACAGAATGCTCATATAAGAATCACACAGGACACACTGTGTGCATTTAGACCTCAACCAGGTTTACACTGAACACACCTAAAGCACATTTTTGAAGCCCAGCCACAGTCTTAGAAGATAAACCCCCTGAAGAGTAATTAGCTAAGAGTAGTCAGCAAGGCACCATGCACGATAGTTTATATTTCTGGGATTATTCTGGAACAGTTATATGGCCCTATTTCCTTGctggtttgttgttgttgttgttgttttagatATTCCAAACATAGCTTCAACAAATCTTTCAGCAATCAGCAGTTTAGGTTTTCAGTGGTCACCACCACAATACAGTGTTTATTGATCTCTCCCTTTCAAGAGCAGAGTGCAAGAGAAACAGgataaaaatctattttgtcTTTACTTTCAAGCTGTAAAGTGTCAAATGCAGATGAACCTGCTGTGGCTAATCTGCAGCTCTCACTGTAGCACTCCAGTTACTGCAGGCAGGACCTTTCTCCTTCCTAACTTTAGCCTGGTTTTCACTCCAGGGCCAAACAGGGCTAACCAGGGTTGATTCATTCACATTCTTGTTGCATAATGTTGCTGAATCATTATAATAATCCATAAATATACAAGAATTTGTCTTTTCAGTAAAGATATACTGACTACATGATTGACTGATAGACATCATCCAAGGACAACAGTTCCTTGCCATACTTTACTAAATTGTGGCTCCTGCTTGCCAGAACTTGGCCCTGCTGAGAAAAAGTGGCTATTGAAGAACCAGACACGGAACCAGTGACAGCATGCCCCCTGTCTTCTCTCCCGTAGAGCTCAGAGGCCGTTGTCCAATGGCTGAGCGACTTTCAGCTGCAGGTCTACGCTCCAAACTTCCTGGGCGCTGGGTATGACTTGCCCACCATTAGCCGAATGACCCCGGAGGTAAGGCACCTGATCCGTGACCCCTGAACCCCAGAGAGGTCACAGGCACCTCCAAGGACCACAATATAGACAAGTCTGCACAGCTTTCAAGATGCATGTATATCACTGCCTTTAGAATCTCTTAAATAAGCACAATTAAgtcactaaactaaactgatcTCAGCTATCATTTCCCTGCCTCCTGCCAAACCTGTCCTGGTTTAACCTTCCACCTCTCACCTTTGACCTGATATTGACCTGTGTCTCTCTTTGACCCCTGATACCCTTTAAATATCACCACTTTAAGGTAATCTAAAATAATTTTCTTGCTTTGCACTACCATGTGCTCTTAATCAAAGTAGTATACATTTGGATTCCAATTTACAAACATTATTGTCATGCCTTTGATACTTATGTAGTTTTTAAAGGTGTGAATGAAGTAAATTCATAAAATTTAAAAGGTTAACTATGCATGCATAGTGCATAACCAAAGCATCTGTAAAGTTGCTGGACTGGAGTGGGACCATTACTACTAGctaaaaaagtataaatgtactttttgtgcctgtatgttttcttaaaaaaggTACATTTCAAATGACCTCATTTTGTAGTTTCAAAGCTGAGATCCTAACAACTGAATTTGCATAATATATGAAAGCTACATAAAAGTAATGcctcattcagtgttttaaagCAAACTTCGCATATTTTGTTATTCATATGAAATTAAATCCCTATAAGAGCACATACAATATATGGTTGAGTCTCGTGGCTCCCACCAACCCCACAATATAAAACCTTAGATAGCCATTTTTAGTAAGCTCTCACAATTGAATCTGTGTGCCATCTGCCCAGGAAGAAACATCTGAAAGCAAAAGAGTGGCGAGCGTTCAGTATCTATAGATGTGGATATTtatctcaggagttggtggagactaaaCCAGAGGTAGCAGaccattaaaatgtttgaattacATTAGGcaagtggccagaaacacaactcaaaatgaaTGCTCATGTTGCTCTGTGGTTGCTGGGCGTGTCCACAGGTCTATCTTTGCTAATGTCAGCCACAACAACTTGTATCTCAGAGTTGTGTTACTGTAGGTTACCGTGAGTCTTTCTGCCTCCTTGTGGTCAATAATcacttaatgcagctttaaataacaACAGGAATAGAAGAATTAGGTTTGCCTAATGAAGAACAAGAAATGTATGTATccagtatatatttttattcctaTGATTACTTTGATAAACAAATCACGTTTACCCTCTGAAAGTGATGACTTTATAACAacaattaaaatcacaaaaataaccaGAGGGTTGTTATGGAAACTAGACTTGTCTTCTTTCCTAAAACAAGTAGACTAAATGTATGTTCATATCTCAATATTGCATCAGTCCAGTAATAATCTTTTGACTCGCAACCTTGACTGTTATTGTTTCTATGTAATTTTACTGTTATTGCATGTATGTTCAAATTGCACTAGGCAGAATTCTGTCTGAATCACAAACTGAAGCaaaaaaatagtaaatacaattaaatacaattgatttattttatttttaatcataaaataaaaataagcccTGGTTGGTTTTTGACATTTCTCCACTgaattgatgaaaaaaataaccaaaGAGCAGATGTTTACAGTATATCCACTCCACACAACCCTCTGACCCTTCCCTCACCTTCAacactgctgctgatgctgctgctgctccctgtTCTGGAGAAGTAGACCAATGCTATCTACCACGCTCACCTACATACAAATAATTTATAGCATAtataaattatttgtatctataCGTACACTCCGTTTAGCTGTGCATGCTGAGGGGTTCAGAACTTCGCTGAGTTATTATTAGAAATATGTCGTAGAATCCTGGCCtcctactgtatgtttgtgtcacatctgcagattatttatAGGTTATGCAACcaagtgtgtgtaagtgtgctCCAATCTAGGTGAGTGTTGTGAATGTTCATGTATGGTTTCAAAAGTGTGTTCTTGTGTCTCCACCACAACTACCACCGatgtacacaaaaacaaaactaaatagACAGTGATGGGATGATGCACTTTATTTGTTAATGAATCACAGTTCCAAATAAATAAGCACTCTATCATTTTTGATTTCACTTAGCATAGCTATTTAAGTCTGTATCAAGGATACAGGAAGTAATCAGTATCAAAATTAGAGTTGGATTTACATAATTTTGGAGAATCGAGCTGATTCTTTCTTTACAGTGCTTCCTTTTCACCGCAGACATTTGCTTTTGCTTTCCTTGCTCTTCTTATAATTTTgagacatttacatttctgctctttttctctaatctgGCAAACGCTTTCATCAGATGTCACGCTGTCTCTTGTTTCTTGCAagttttcctctgtgtgtgtgtgagagagagagaaagagggagagattgCTGGAGTCTTGGGGAGAATTTAATGCACTTTATGGAGGAAAAGCCTACACATGCCACTGCTGTATCttacttgtgtgtgttgtgtgtttgtaggaTCTGACAGCTATTGGAATAACTAAACCAGGTCACAGAAAGAAGATGACATCCGAGATTAATAAGCTAAGTGTAACAGAGTGGCTGCCTGATCAGAAACCTgtgagtgaaaacacacacacatacacacacacacacacatacgggtTTAATGATCTATAGATGCTTGCCTGGTATAGTGACTACTGTCCTGCTAAAACTATGAGTGTCTaccatatttttctttgttgatcAAAAAATGTGAGTATTGGCTGACTTGGTTATAAGTCTAAGTCCGTTTTCAAAGGCAAGCTACCAGTTGAGTTAGCATCAGCTAGCCTGGTGACCAGTCATGTTTCTGGTGTTCCTGTAGGCCAATCTAGGAGAATGGCTGTCTGCTATTGGTCTAAGCCAATACTATCAAGTGTTAGTGCAGAATGGTTATGAGAACATCGACTTCATCACGGACATCACTTGGGAGGACCTGCAGGAAATAGGCATCACCAAACTGggtaagacagacagatgtacTCTGTCCACATAAATCCATTTTTTTACATTAGGACATATAGCCACCTTAGCAGTTACAGCATCACCTTTAAAGCACTGCATATGTCTGCCATCAAGTTCAGCACCATAGACAGCACTTCATGCTGCAGTAAAGGAAGGCTTCCCTTCCCTTTGCTATTATTGAGCTACACTTTAGTTATTTAGGTTAGGTTTAGACTGTGTTTTTGGGGAAAGCATTTATATGCTCTAAAATTTATAAGGAGTTGTGGTGTGGACATGTTGCATATGGAGCCCCAAAAACGACAAAATTTAAAGGTTATCAAGACaagtgaaaaatataaatggtTACGtcaataaatagtaaatataaaacaagagAGATGCACTTGAAGATTAAAATAATGTTATGAGGAAAAGTGCATGATGTCTGTGGTTTTCCAACCAGCGTTAACCAGCTAACTTTGTTAGCGCTAGCTTGCAGACTAAATGTTTTAGCTAGTGTTACAAGATTTAATCCAGTGATGCTACAGCAGTATGTAGAgacacagtatataaatgattaaCATCATGTGCACTTGCAGTTTGCATGTGTAGTTTTATGACCAAAGTCAGCTTTAGCCAGGTAGCTATCTGAATGCTGTCTGCTGGTGCTCAGTGTGTTTAGCTTACAGTGTTTTCAGTTAAGTTAGCTAGCCACACAGTCTTCTTTATTGCTGAATGTGAAAAGGGAAATAAATGATGAGCGAAAAAGGAAAATCAAGGAGTTGGTGAATAAAATTAGCTAGTGAAAGGTTACTAGACAAGTAAAATTAATTAAGccttaatgtttttaattttgaaaaagtgttttaattgcttttgttttgacCAACTTATTAAAGTGTTATTAAGCTTTCTACTTATTAAAGTAGAaagctttatatattttttacactccatttttattattaaaccaacattattattaatctaTGTATTCAGTCATATTAATTAATAGTTTCTGGGGTCCATAGTTGCAGACTATGTTTACATTCTAAGTTGAGGGAATAtctatttttaaatgataatagaaaacatgatttgataaaaatatttgaaatcaTTGAATTTCTCCTTatgattttaatgaaacaaGAAATGAAATTCCAATCTGTTAATGTTTTAGGTCATCAGAAGAAGTTGATGCTGGCAGTGAAGCGGCTGGCTGAAATGCAGCGCAGTTCAGAAGGGCGGGGCTCCCTCAGAAAGAAGCCCCCGCCAATCACGCTACAGCAGGAAGTCATGTCGATGGACAGCCCGCCCGCAGACGGTGAGCTAACAGATGATGCATAATAAACTTTTAATGAGATTTAATTTAAATCTAATGAGTATGTGCATGTCTTATCTAATTTTCCCTCagagttttatttctctcatagGACAGTCCTGACCTTGTGTCCTATAAAGATGAATATTCTTCTTAATTTGAagtttctttgtctgtcttcagAGGTCATGTCTCCAAAGATGAGCACCTTCCAGGACAGCGAGTTGAGCAGCGAGCTACAGAATGCTATGACCCAGCCAGCTCAGGAGGTCAAAGCTCAGCGAACCCGCAGCCTCAGTAAAGAccatgatgaggtgatgacaggaggaggaggtggtggtgggccACCTAAGAAGGAAGCGCGGACTATGAGGCAGCAGAGCAGCCAGGGAAGCACCTCCTCCCACAGGGGCAGTGTATCTTCTCAAGGCAAACACCAACACCGTCACTCCCACTCCCACTCCCAGCCTGCACCTCCCTACACACCCCCTCACACCCCTACCAAGACCAGgacctcatcttcctcttccacctcctccATCCAGAGCACAGCTTCCCCGCAAGCCAAACCCAAGCCATCCCCTCAGTTTATCCAGGGGGACAGACCTCATTCACCGCGCTCACAACCCCCTCAGTCCCCAACCCACCGCGGAGTTACGAGTACACAGCCTCCGccccaacagcagcagcagcagcagcagcagcagcagcagcagcagcagcagcctcaagTCCAGCCGCAGCACCAGGCACACCCTCAGCACCACCCACAGATGCAGGTCATGGAGGTCAGGGAGAGCGCACAACCACAAGtacctctcctctgtctcccacCGGAGGCAGAGCTGGCAGAGGGAGATGGAGCAGAACCATCAGCGCTCCAGAAGAAACGCGCCCACAGCCTCAACCGATATGCTGCCTCAGATGGCGAGTGTGATGagagagcaagaggaggaggcagagaaggagaagaggaggtaGCGGAAGGTCAGAGCTCGGCCGTTGTCAGAGGGGAAGGAGGTAAATACGCCACAGTCACCCACCGTGTCAGCCGCAGCCACTCCGTCCGCAACCAGGAAAAGAACGTCAACCGCAACCAGACACAGTCCTTTGCTCTGCGCCAGAAGAAAAAAGGCCCGCCGCCACCACCGCCCAAACGCTCCAGCTCTGCCATCTCCAGCTCCAACTCCAATCTgacagatgcaaacacacagccgCTGGCACCCACCACCACGGGTGGGATGCTGGACGTGCCTTACCACCAACAGCGGCGGGCCAGTGACTTGGGGGTGTCCGTGGAGACAGGTGTTGTGGAGACAAACAGCGTGGGGAGTGTGAGGAGCATTGCCGCCATGTTGGAGATGTCTTCTATAGGAGGTGGAGCCAAAGGGATGGCGCTGCAGAAGAATTTCCTGCAGGTATGAGAGTCATAGTAGAAATATTGTCCACATATATTTACACATCAGACAGAATCAAACTTACTAGCTAAAACATGGTCAACCAATGCTATGGTTGTGTGTTTACCAGGTGGGGAAAACACGTGATGCCATTGGTCTGGATGGTGAAGTGGTGAACCGACGACGGACCATCAGTGGGCCGGTCACCGAACTGGTGGCGGCAGCCAGGCGCGACCAGCCAACTCCCTCCGctttcccctccccctccacccaGCCTGAAACTGCCCCTCCACCTGTAACTTCCTCCTcaccccaccctccctcctcaCCCCACCCCAGCTCGGGAGGCAGTGGCAGTTCATCGGA is from Thunnus maccoyii chromosome 18, fThuMac1.1, whole genome shotgun sequence and encodes:
- the caskin1 gene encoding caskin-1 isoform X10, with protein sequence MSLRFWSSTLTDAGKAVSMTTEQEMTGWDTSLPPWWRSSASAQFQKIPLVAPATVAPANAVVNGNDTTFHQIHILPPPPPPPPHSHQPLLPLFTSFGYNRSPVTTPQGDTPTAPGCRGSEASPHSSPTPSSGPHGGSNEDIWVLRKPVAGGDRSSVGSSGSVTSVRSSGSGQSAGSAAHILHAQAEGVKLLATVLSQSAKAKEHLLEQSKSVDQPAAGSATSSRTSSQSGCPLHEAPPYDATATRKGEVPGEGKSSEAVVQWLSDFQLQVYAPNFLGAGYDLPTISRMTPEDLTAIGITKPGHRKKMTSEINKLSVTEWLPDQKPANLGEWLSAIGLSQYYQVLVQNGYENIDFITDITWEDLQEIGITKLGHQKKLMLAVKRLAEMQRSSEGRGSLRKKPPPITLQQEVMSMDSPPADEVMSPKMSTFQDSELSSELQNAMTQPAQEVKAQRTRSLSKDHDEVMTGGGGGGGPPKKEARTMRQQSSQGSTSSHRGSVSSQGKHQHRHSHSHSQPAPPYTPPHTPTKTRTSSSSSTSSIQSTASPQAKPKPSPQFIQGDRPHSPRSQPPQSPTHRGVTSTQPPPQQQQQQQQQQQQQQQQPQVQPQHQAHPQHHPQMQVMEVRESAQPQVPLLCLPPEAELAEGDGAEPSALQKKRAHSLNRYAASDGECDERARGGGREGEEEVAEGQSSAVVRGEGGKYATVTHRVSRSHSVRNQEKNVNRNQTQSFALRQKKKGPPPPPPKRSSSAISSSNSNLTDANTQPLAPTTTGGMLDVPYHQQRRASDLGVSVETGVVETNSVGSVRSIAAMLEMSSIGGGAKGMALQKNFLQVGKTRDAIGLDGEVVNRRRTISGPVTELVAAARRDQPTPSAFPSPSTQPETAPPPVTSSSPHPPSSPHPSSGGSGSSSENLPFAEEGSLTIRRQGRGEGQCVFCVCLQGDGEGPQGDGGYTQEDISMVEATATLKRRPRSSKPHPNGSDFTLQESSTVKRRPKSRDKEPEGFADLTGANGEPVGSGAPNTTQPVPYQNGTATVKRRPVSDAGVTEQPQPQHQPQHQPQVTAAPRRNSVDQGGPMVSEGGPVRKPKPPVSPKPIVAQIKRQGGPQTPPQAVSNKRVPLPGPGTPGSPVEGKKIPPPVSPKPVPPPTAPKPAKLIHSMTSPPSPTLGPPLVKQHTAVTRQTSSPPSFPQSNTPSPPNAKPPSPSSQSPHTPQTPTTPQTPQTPQTPQTPATPSPTPPPVKPPRSSIGGVSVDSGMTGGGVMAPTPMSTDFTVDSLVHQKLEETSASLAAALQAVEDKILRHEDSVAEQKTTVSILDDIGSMFDDLADQLDAMLE